From Kitasatospora sp. MAP12-44:
GGTGGCCTGGGCGGCCCGCAGCCTTCCGGCGAGGCCGCCGGTGCCGGTGCTGGCCGGCCTGCTGCTGACGGCCCAGGAGGGCAGCCTGGCGCTGTCCGGTTTCGACTACGAGGTCTCGGCCCGGGTCGAGCTCGAGGCGGACGTCGAGGAGCAGGGCACCGTCCTGGTCTCCGGTCGGCTGCTGAACGACATCTCGCGCAACCTTCCCAACAGGCCTGTGGAGATCTCCACCGACGGCCAGCGGGTCAGCGTGGTCTGCGGCACCTCGCGCTTCACCCTGCCGACCCTGCCGGTGGACGAGTACCCGGCCCTGCCGCAGATGCCCACCGCCACCGGCACGGTCTCCGGCGACGTCTTCGCCTCGGCCGTCAGCCAGGCCGCGGTGGCCGCCGGCCGCGACGACACGCTGCCGGTGCTGACCGGTGTCCGGGTGGAGATCGAGGGCGACCGGATCACCCTGGCCGCCACCGACCGCTACCGCTTCGCCGTCCGCGAGCTGCTCTGGAAGCCCGAGCAGCCGGACATCTCGGCGGTCGCCCTGGTGCCCGCCAAGACCCTGCAGGACATCGCCAAGTCGCTCGGCAGCGGCGACACGGTCTCCATCGCGCTGGCCTCGGGCGGCGCCGGCGAGGGCCTGATCGGCTTCGAGGGCGCCGGGCGCCGCACTACCACCCGCCTGCTCGAAGGCGAGTTCCCGAAGTTCCGCAGCCTCTTCCCGACCGAGTTCAACGCGATCGCGGCGATCCAG
This genomic window contains:
- the dnaN gene encoding DNA polymerase III subunit beta; the encoded protein is MKFRVERDVLAEAVAWAARSLPARPPVPVLAGLLLTAQEGSLALSGFDYEVSARVELEADVEEQGTVLVSGRLLNDISRNLPNRPVEISTDGQRVSVVCGTSRFTLPTLPVDEYPALPQMPTATGTVSGDVFASAVSQAAVAAGRDDTLPVLTGVRVEIEGDRITLAATDRYRFAVRELLWKPEQPDISAVALVPAKTLQDIAKSLGSGDTVSIALASGGAGEGLIGFEGAGRRTTTRLLEGEFPKFRSLFPTEFNAIAAIQTQPFLEALKRVSLVAERNTPVRLNFEQGVLTLEAGSGDDAQATERIDADLEGDDISIAFNPGYLEEGLKAIDSAYAQLAFTTSTKPALLSGKAAVDAEADEAYQYLIMPVRLSG